The Anas platyrhynchos isolate ZD024472 breed Pekin duck chromosome Z, IASCAAS_PekinDuck_T2T, whole genome shotgun sequence genome includes a window with the following:
- the FEM1C gene encoding protein fem-1 homolog C, producing MDLKTAVFNAARDGKLRLLSKLLASKTREEVAVLVSEKTNGATPLLMAARYGHLEMVEYLLEHCAASIEVGGSVNFDGETIEGAPPLWAASAAGHLKVVQCLLDHGASVNNTTLTNSTPLRAACFDGHLEIVKYLVEHKADLEVSNRHGHTCLMISCYKGHKEIAQYLLEKGADVNRKSVKGNTALHDCAESGSLEIMKMLLKYCAKMEKDGYGMTPLLSASVTGHTNIVDFLTQHVQTSKAECINALELLGATFVDKKRDLLGALKYWKRAMEMRYSDRTNILSKPVPQTLIMAYDYAKEVNSSEELENLIADPDEMRMQALLIRERILGPSHPDTSYYIRYRGAVYADSGNFKRCINLWKYALDMQQNNLDPLSPMTASSLLSFAELFSFMLQDRAKGLLGTTVTFDDLMGILCKSVLEIERAMKQTQCPPDPIQLNKALSIILHLICLLEKVPCSSEQEYFKKQTIYRFLKLQPRGKNNFSPLHLAVDNNTTCVGRYPVCKFPSLQVTAILVECGADVNVRDSDNNSPLHIAALNNHPDIMNLLIKSGSHFDATNSHKQTASDLLDEKEIAKNLIQPINHTTLQCLAARVIANHNIYYTGHIPEKLEDFVLLHR from the exons ATGGATCTGAAGACGGCCGTGTTCAACGCGGCCCGCGATGGCAAGCTGCGgctgctctccaagctgctggCCAGCAAGACGCGGGAGGAGGTGGCGGTGCTGGTGTCGGAGAAGACCAACGGGGCCACGCCGCTGCTGATGGCGGCCCGCTACGGTCACCTTGAGATGGTGGAGTACCTGCTGGAGCACTGCGCCGCCTCCATCGAGGTCGGCGGCTCGGTCAACTTCGATGGCGAGACCATCGAGGGGGCCCCGCCGCTCTGGGCGGCCTCGGCTGCCGGCCACCTGAAGGTGGTCCAGTGCCTGCTGGACCACGGCGCCTCGGTCAACAACACCACCCTGACCAACTCGACCCCGCTGCGGGCCGCCTGCTTCGACGGGCACCTGGAGATCGTGAAGTACCTGGTGGAGCACAAGGCGGACCTGGAGGTGTCGAACCGCCACGGGCACACCTGCCTGATGATCTCCTGCTACAAAGGCCACAAGGAGATCGCCCAGTATCTGCTCGAGAAGGGAGCTGATGTCAACAGGAAAAGCGTTAAGG GAAACACCGCATTACACGATTGTGCAGAATCTGGAAGTTTGGAGATCATGAAGATGCTTCTCAAGTATTGTGCTAAAATGGAAAAGGATGGTTATGGAATGACTCCCCTGCTGTCAGCTAGTGTGACAGGCCACACAAATATCGTGGACTTTCTGACCCAGCACGTACAGACCAGTAAGGCTGAATGCATAAACGCCCTGGAACTTCTAGGAGCAACGTTTGTGGACAAAAAGAGAGATCTGCTTGGTGCTTTGAAATACTGGAAGCGAGCTATGGAGATGAGATACAGTGACAGGACTAATATCCTGAGCAAACCTGTGCCACAAACACTAATTATGGCCTATGATTATGCTAAAGAGGTAAACAGCTCAGAAGAGCTAGAAAATCTTATTGCAGATCCTGACGAAATGAGAATGCAGGCACTATTGATTAGAGAACGTATTCTTGGCCCTTCTCACCCAGATACATCCTACTACATTAGATATAGAGGTGCTGTCTATGCAGACTCTGGAAACTTTAAGCGTTGCATCAACTTATGGAAATACGCTTTGGACATGCAGCAGAACAACTTAGATCCGCTGAGCCCTATGACGGCCAGCAGTTTGCTGTCATTTGCTGAGCTTTTCTCCTTCATGCTGCAGGATAGGGCGAAAGGCCTACTGGGCACTACTGTTACCTTTGATGATCTGATGGGCATACTGTGCAAAAGTGTCCTAGAAATAGAGCGGGCCATGAAACAAACCCAGTGTCCTCCTGATCCAATACAGTTGAACAAAGCCCTAtccattattttgcatttaatctGCTTGTTGGAGAAAGTACCTTGCAGCTCAGAACAGGagtattttaagaaacagaCTATTTACAGGTTTCTTAAGCTTCAGCCTAGAgggaaaaataacttcagtcCGCTTCACCTTGCTGTTGACAATAATACTACATGTGTGGGTCGCTACCCAGTTTGTAAATTCCCTTCTCTACAAGTTACTGCTATCCTGGTGGAATGTGGTGCTGATGTAAATGTCAGAGACTCTGATAACAACAGTCCGTTACACATTGCTGCACTGAACAACCATCCAGACATCATGAATCTTCTCATCAAGTCAGGTTCGCACTTCGATGCCACAAACTCACATAAACAAACTGCTAGCGATTTGCTGGATGAGAAGGAAATAGCAAAGAATTTAATCCAGCCCATAAATCATACTACGTTGCAGTGCCTGGCTGCTCGTGTTATAGCGAATCATAACATATACTACACAGGCCACATCCCTGAAAAACTAGAGGACTTTGTTTTGCTCCACAGATGA